A stretch of DNA from Thermanaerosceptrum fracticalcis:
AGATAGATGCGGATTGGTTTTGGTTATGATGTACATGCTTTGGTAGAGGGAAGAAAACTCATTATTGGTGGGATCCAGATACCCCATGAAAAAGGATTGCAAGGCCATTCGGATGCAGATGTCCTCCTCCATGCCGTCATGGATGCCTTGTTGGGGGCAGCGGCGCTGGGTGATATAGGACAGCATTTTCCCGATAGGGATGAACGATTTAAAGACATAGACAGCGGCCTCCTGTTAACAGAAGTAGCCCGGTTGTTACATAGTAAAGGATATACATGTCATAACTTGGATTGTACAGTGGTGGCCCAGTCTCCCCAAATTGCGCCCTACCGGGAGGAAATGAGAAAAAGGATAGCCCAGTTATTGGGTATTCCCTTAGAACAGGTAAGTATAAAGGCTACCACGACTGAAGGGTTGGGTTTTACCGGTAGAAAAGAGGGTATTGCAGCCTATGCCGTGTGCACCATAACTAGTATCGGGTAAACGGCAGTTTCAGATAGTTACTAGTTATTAGTTACTAGTGATATTTTTAAAGCGAACCGTTAACAGTTAACTGTGAACCGAATTCCGACTACCGATTGCCGACTACCGACTACCGATAATGCTGTGCTAGAACATGGGCTAGGAAGCAATTAAATTCGGAAATCGGAAATCGGATATCGGGAGGCGAAGCCGTATTCGCCAAAAAAGGACGTCGAATATCGGAAAACGGATATCGATATTAGTCAAGGAGGTTATCAATTTTGGAAGAGATTCGTGTAAGATTTGCACCAAGTCCAACAGGCCCTTTACATATAGGCGGTGCCCGTTCCGCCTTGTTTAATTTCCTTTATGCCAAAGGAGCCGGAGGAAAATTTATTATCAGAATAGAGGATACGGATTTGGAGAGATCCAGCAGGGAGTCGGAAGAAAATATCCTTGATTCCTTACGTTGGTTGGGGATAACCTGGGACGAAGGCCCCGACAATGGGGGACCTTACGGTCCGTATCGCCAAACGGAAAGATTAGGGTTATATCAGGAATATACCCA
This window harbors:
- the ispF gene encoding 2-C-methyl-D-erythritol 2,4-cyclodiphosphate synthase; this translates as MRIGFGYDVHALVEGRKLIIGGIQIPHEKGLQGHSDADVLLHAVMDALLGAAALGDIGQHFPDRDERFKDIDSGLLLTEVARLLHSKGYTCHNLDCTVVAQSPQIAPYREEMRKRIAQLLGIPLEQVSIKATTTEGLGFTGRKEGIAAYAVCTITSIG